One Cannabis sativa cultivar Pink pepper isolate KNU-18-1 unplaced genomic scaffold, ASM2916894v1 Contig4, whole genome shotgun sequence DNA segment encodes these proteins:
- the LOC133033352 gene encoding uncharacterized protein LOC133033352, producing the protein MKLRNTIDKDVLMAAGYSGKFKAKNFYLSLISPEKVTYHKTVWHKLKVSKHRFILWQAINEKLLTRDQLARFITLDSSICPVYEIVPESHLHLFFSCVYSRKVLAEISTWFGGIAWPISLSDWLQESARKESVMAVVASAIIAVVVYLIWCNRNRCVFDGACCSLLGSVSLFCGG; encoded by the exons ATGAAACTGAGGAATACAATTGATAAAGATGTGTTAATGGCAGCTGGATATTCTGGGAAATTCAAAGCTAAAAATTTTTATCTCTCGCTCATTTCACCTGAGAAAGTGACTTATCACAAGACAGTTTGGCACAAATTGAAGGTTTCGAAGCATCGATTTATTCTTTGGCAAGCTATCAATGAGAAGCTTCTCACTCGAGATCAGTTAGCAAGATTCATCACCTTGGACTCTAGCATCTGCCCGGTTTATGAGATTGTCCCTGAATCTCATCTTCATCTGTTCTTTAGTTGCGTTTATTCGCGAAAGGTGTTGGCTGAGATTTCCACCTGGTTTGGAGGAATTGCTTGGCCAATTAGTCTCAGTGATTGGTTGCAGGAATCAGCTAGGAAGGAAAGTGTGATGGCAGTGGTGGCTTCAGCTATCATTGCTGTTGTTGTTTACTTAATTTGGTGTAACCGCAATAGGTGTGTGTTCGATGGTGCTTGCTGTTCG TTGCTTGGCAGCGTGTCTTTGTTTTGTGGTGGTTGA